A stretch of the Rosa rugosa chromosome 5, drRosRugo1.1, whole genome shotgun sequence genome encodes the following:
- the LOC133711051 gene encoding uncharacterized protein LOC133711051 isoform X1, with translation MANRSQSLSINVPYGGPSVSAPSIAGAQANKDRKMASAELLVLDLSNPDLRENALLELSKNKELFQDLAPFVWKSFGTIAALIQEIVSIYPVLSPPNLTPAQSNRVCNALALLQCVASHPDTRMLFLNAHIPLYLYPFLNTTSKSRPFEYLRLTSLGVIGALVKVDDTEVISFLLSTEIIPLCLRTMEMGSELSKTVATFIVQKILLDDMGLDYICTTAERFFAVGRVLGNMVAALAEQPSSRLLKHIIRCYLRLSENPRACDALRSCLPDMLRDATFSTFLVEDPTTRKWLQLLLQNVGGSRIPSLQAGGGFDHMMLN, from the exons ATGGCAAATCGGTCCCAGTCCCTTTCAATAAATGTACCGTATGGAGGTCCAAGCGTTTCGGCACCAAGCATTGCTGGAGCTCAAGCAAACAAGGATCGGAAAATGGCATCAGCGGAGCTCTTGGTGCTTGACCTAAGTAATCCAGATCTTCGAGAAAATGCGCTTCTTGAACTTTCTAAG aacAAGGAATTATTTCAAGATTTGGCTCCTTTCGTGTGGAAATCTTTTGGTACTATTGCTGCACTCATACAG GAGATAGTTTCAATATACCCTGTTCTGTCACCACCAAATCTGACTCCGGCACAGTCAAATCGAGTTTGCAATGCTCTTGCTCTTCTTCAG TGCGTGGCTTCCCACCCAGATACAAGGATGCTGTTCCTCAATG CTCATATACCCTTATATTTGTATCCTTTCCTCAATACAACGAGCAAGTCAAGACCATTTGAGTACTTGAGGCTTACAAGTTTAGGTGTCATCGGTGCCTTAGTCAAG GTTGATGATACAGAAGTTATTAGTTTCCTCCTGTCAACAGAAATAATTCCATTGTGCCTTCGTACTATGGAAATGGGCAGTGAACTCTCAAAAACA GTTGCCACATTTATTGTTCAAAAGATTTTGTTGGATGATATGGGCTTGGATTATATTTGTACAACAGCAGAGCGGTTTTTCGCAGTTGGTCGAGTGTTAGGGAACATGGTTGCAGCACTTGCTGAGCAACCCTCATCACGCCTACTGAAACATATAATTCGATGTTATCTTCGATTGTCAGAAAACCCAAG GGCTTGTGATGCTTTAAGAAGTTGCCTTCCAGATATGTTAAGAGATGCTACTTTTAGTACTTTCCTTGTT GAAGATCCAACTACTAGGAAGTGGCTGCAATTGTTGCTCCAAAATGTTGGAGGGAGCCGGATTCCTTCGCTACAAGCTGGGGGAGGATTTGATCACATGATGCTGAATTAA
- the LOC133711051 gene encoding uncharacterized protein LOC133711051 isoform X2 → MANRSQSLSINVPYGGPSVSAPSIAGAQANKDRKMASAELLVLDLSNPDLRENALLELSKKRDFFQDLAPLLWNSFGTISALLQEIVSIYPVLSPPNLTPAQSNRVCNALALLQCVASHPDTRMLFLNAHIPLYLYPFLNTTSKSRPFEYLRLTSLGVIGALVKVDDTEVISFLLSTEIIPLCLRTMEMGSELSKTVATFIVQKILLDDMGLDYICTTAERFFAVGRVLGNMVAALAEQPSSRLLKHIIRCYLRLSENPRACDALRSCLPDMLRDATFSTFLVEDPTTRKWLQLLLQNVGGSRIPSLQAGGGFDHMMLN, encoded by the exons ATGGCAAATCGGTCCCAGTCCCTTTCAATAAATGTACCGTATGGAGGTCCAAGCGTTTCGGCACCAAGCATTGCTGGAGCTCAAGCAAACAAGGATCGGAAAATGGCATCAGCGGAGCTCTTGGTGCTTGACCTAAGTAATCCAGATCTTCGAGAAAATGCGCTTCTTGAACTTTCTAAG AAGAGAGATTTTTTTCAAGATTTGGCTCCTTTGTTGTGGAATTCTTTTGGTACTATTTCCGCACTGTTACAG GAGATAGTTTCAATATACCCTGTTCTGTCACCACCAAATCTGACTCCGGCACAGTCAAATCGAGTTTGCAATGCTCTTGCTCTTCTTCAG TGCGTGGCTTCCCACCCAGATACAAGGATGCTGTTCCTCAATG CTCATATACCCTTATATTTGTATCCTTTCCTCAATACAACGAGCAAGTCAAGACCATTTGAGTACTTGAGGCTTACAAGTTTAGGTGTCATCGGTGCCTTAGTCAAG GTTGATGATACAGAAGTTATTAGTTTCCTCCTGTCAACAGAAATAATTCCATTGTGCCTTCGTACTATGGAAATGGGCAGTGAACTCTCAAAAACA GTTGCCACATTTATTGTTCAAAAGATTTTGTTGGATGATATGGGCTTGGATTATATTTGTACAACAGCAGAGCGGTTTTTCGCAGTTGGTCGAGTGTTAGGGAACATGGTTGCAGCACTTGCTGAGCAACCCTCATCACGCCTACTGAAACATATAATTCGATGTTATCTTCGATTGTCAGAAAACCCAAG GGCTTGTGATGCTTTAAGAAGTTGCCTTCCAGATATGTTAAGAGATGCTACTTTTAGTACTTTCCTTGTT GAAGATCCAACTACTAGGAAGTGGCTGCAATTGTTGCTCCAAAATGTTGGAGGGAGCCGGATTCCTTCGCTACAAGCTGGGGGAGGATTTGATCACATGATGCTGAATTAA
- the LOC133709630 gene encoding protein-S-isoprenylcysteine O-methyltransferase A-like, which yields MSFLKHICVDIERQFSVLISFSVSSFAGLTSVQQSQNPIVTKMEQVFTYTACRQLSQMFVAMIFFHVSEYILAASIHGKTNVTLKSLLINKNYLVAMIFSLLEYFVEIVLFPGLKEHWWVSNSGLAMVIIGEIIRKMAIITAGRSFTHLIRTRPSEHHQLVTNGIYRVVRHPGYCGFFIWSVGTQIMLCNPISTIAFALVVWRFFQQRIPYEEFYLRQFFGSQYEEYGRRVPSGVPFVK from the exons ATGTCCTTCTTGAAGCATATTTGCGTTGATATCGAGAGACAATTTTCGGTCTTAATCTCATTTAGCGTTTCATCCTTTGCAG GTCTCACTTCCGTGCAGCAGAGCCAAAACCCTATTGTAACAAAGATGGAGCAAGTCTTCACTTACACAGCTTGCCGACAGTTGTCTCAGATGTTTGTGGCGATGATCTTTTTTCATGTTTCCGAATACATTTTAGCAGCCAGCATTCATGGGAAAACAAATGTTACTCTAAAATCTCTTCTGATCAACAAAAACTACCTTGTTGCGATGATCTTTTCCTTGCTGGAGTACTTTGTTGAAATCGTTTTGTTCCCTGGCCTGAAGGAGCACTGGTGGGTCAGCAACTCAGGCCTTGCAATGGTTATAATAGGGGAAATCATTCGGAAGATGGCAATAATTACAGCTGGTCGTTCATTCACACATCTCATAAGGACTCGTCCCTCTGAGCATCACCAGTTGGTTACGAATGGAATTTATCGAGTTGTTCGTCATCCAGGTTACTGTGGTTTCTTCATCTGGTCAGTGGGCACTCAGATAATGCTTTGTAATCCCATATCAACAATTGCATTTGCACTCGTAGTTTGGCGCTTCTTTCAACAAAGAATTCCTTATGAAGAGTTCTACTTGAGGCAGTTTTTTGGGTCACAGTATGAGGAATATGGGAGGCGGGTTCCTTCTGGGGTGCCTTTTGTGAAGTGA
- the LOC133709629 gene encoding superoxide dismutase [Fe] 3, chloroplastic — protein sequence MLSSSSPPSSHLLLTHCFKTPNLSHHQCKRQKRWANGSQRASKVVAYYGLKEPPYKLDALEPYMSQRTLEVHWGGHHRNYLEGLNKQLEKSDILYGYTFDELVKATYNNGNPLPEFNNAAQVWNHDFFWESMQPGGGDMPKLGVLEQIEKDFGSYTSFREKFIEAALTLFGSGWVWLVLKREERQLKIVRTSNAICPLVWDDIPIICLDMWEHAYYLDYKNERGKYVDAFMNHLVSWNAAMVRMARAEAFVNLGEPNIPVA from the exons TGTAAGCGGCAGAAAAGATGGGCCAATGGGTCACAGAGAGCTTCTAAAGTTGTTGCTTACTATGGCTTGAAGGAACCACCTTATAAACTT GATGCTTTGGAACCCTATATGAGTCAGAGGACATTGGAGGTTCATTGGGGAGGCCATCATCGTAACTACTTGGAAGGTTTGAACAAACAGCTAGAGAAGAGTGACATACTGTATGGCTACACTTTTGATGAACTTGTCAAAGCAACATATAATAATGGGAATCCCTTACCTGAATTTAACAACGCTGCCCAG GTCTGGAATCACGACTTCTTTTGGGAATCCATGCAACCTGGAGGAGGGGACATGCCCAAACTAGGAGTACTTGAGCAGATTGAAAAGGATTTTGGTTCCTATACAAGTTTCAGAGAGAAGTTTATAGAGGCAGCACTAACTCTATTTGGCTCAGGCTGGGTTTGGCTTGTTT taaagagagaagagagacaaCTCAAGATAGTTAGAACTTCAAATGCCATTTGCCCACTTGTCTGGGATGACATA CCGATAATCTGTTTGGATATGTGGGAG CATGCTTATTATCTGGATTACAAG AATGAGAGAGGAAAGTATGTGGATGCATTTATGAACCATCTTGTGTCTTGGAATGCGGCAATGGTGCGCATGGCCCGTGCTGAGGCGTTTGTGAATTTAGGCGAACCTAATATCCCTGTTGCTTGA